The following are encoded in a window of Hippoglossus hippoglossus isolate fHipHip1 chromosome 23, fHipHip1.pri, whole genome shotgun sequence genomic DNA:
- the LOC117757040 gene encoding 23 kDa integral membrane protein-like, whose product MARCRSYLRGLAICVTVLLMASGVVMIGVGFSSIDGNIPVAVLFNQLSSSDGLLVLQVFGPITVLLSVLGVCAASLDLKPLLLVFSALILVEFVALMVVASPLVHVQAQMSGAVDEVFLNVTPLHRAERFIQSQLNKLQASDSCCGLRSFEDWDNQLPVSCLCSPTPPTSDLQLSSRPGNWSSEGTCVMVERDLYPPTPRSTDKLWVHSEPCGPVLKSYLSFPLKLRIGIISAFATIAMAAIALCLALGLEEYWKTPPVETTVDDYNRVKYQPKPSLT is encoded by the exons ATGGCTCGATGCAGAAGTTACTTACGAGGACTCGCcatctgtgtcactgtgttgctAATG GCGTCTGGTGTCGTGATGATTGGCGTCGGGTTCTCCTCCATCGACGGCAACATACCGGTTGCTGTG ttGTTCAACCAGTTGTCCAGTAGTGATGGTTTACTCGTCCTCCAGGTGTTTGGTCCCATCACTGTGCTTTTGTCTGTTCTGGGCGTCTGTGCTGCGTCTTTAGACCTGAAAcctctgctgctggtg TTCTCTGCTCTGATCTTAGTGGAGTTCGTGGCTCTGATGGTCGTCGCCTCTCCGCTGGTTCATGTTCAGGCTCAG ATGAGCGGCGCGGTGGACGAGGTGTTTCTGAACGTGACTCCTCTTCACAGAGCGGAACGTTTCATCCAGAGTCAGCTGAACAAACTCCAGGCTTCA gaCTCGTGTTGTGGTTTGAGGAGTTTTGAAGACTGGGACaatcaacttcctgtttcctgcctcTGCTCGCCGACTCCTCCCACCTCCGACCTGCAGCTGAG ctctcGGCCTGGTAACTGGAGCTCCGAGGGGACCTGTGTGATGGTGGAGCGCGACCTTTACCCTCCGACCCCACGGTCCACTGATAAGTTATGGGTTCACTCTGAG CCCTGCGGCCCCGTCCTGAAGAGCTACCTGAGCTTCCCCCTAAAACTCAGGATCGGAATCATTTCAGCGTTCGCCACCATCGCG ATGGCGGCCATCGCTCTGTGTCTGGCTCTGGGTCTGGAGGAATACTGGAAGACGCCTCCGGTAGAAACCACCGTCGATGACTACAACCGAGTAAAATACCAACCGAAGCCCTCCctcacctga